The proteins below come from a single Paludibacter jiangxiensis genomic window:
- a CDS encoding alpha-L-fucosidase: MRKITLLLFAAGILVSISAQAQKYQPTFKSLEAVNPVPEWFKDAKFGIYFHWGVFAVPAYANEWYPRNMYGKNTNERKHHTEVYGAPEEWPYNNFITGAKDKQGNFVQFAPKLKSEGGKFDPEEWAQLFADAGAKFAGPVAEHHDGFSMWASKVNPWNSQDMGPKLDLAGLFEKAIRKHDMKFLMAMHHAFNITGFYSDAPKTDNPKLQMLYGQQGTERNEAFWLAKHKEIIDNYHPDIIWQDFNLHKLAQSTLLGFLSYYYNSAQGWGKEVVATYKDGLNDKCGVLDYERGGAADITENYWLTDDAISSSSWCYTEGLKYYTAKAILHGFIDRVSKNGNLLLNISPKADGSIPEGQKDILLSMGEWLKKYGEAIYATRAWSKYGEGATKIGGGAFSQPQAGTIKDIRFTRSKDNKTLYAIFMGREQDQNELVLTSLSENRINLKNLKSVQLINGKANSYVSLKYKQDEKGLTIQLPEKSFDDMAYVVKLTFAGAIPVLDTYVDVNCEPHYYIVPGNEKVTFALNADLKLTGKDKNFTSQWKLKPLGKGYYVIQSRKDIQQVLQYGENGQLILAKASANDNQIWKVEHSFAGLYKITNKKYPTIMLSVNDGVAVGKSLSAIDNKSDSKTFGWSLVEVCDMVQEAYKPNTIPGIIEAEDFDKGCPGDAYFDRDDANTGRQYRLDQGVDIEVCSAGGFDVYRTSPGEWMAYTVNVTKSTTYEVSFQIACTSDNARLHLECDGVDKTGNVITPSTNGRQNWSVVKSAIKLDAGKHVLKLVFDGPGLSIDKMTFAAIE; this comes from the coding sequence ATGAGAAAAATCACATTATTACTTTTTGCCGCAGGCATCCTTGTATCTATTTCTGCCCAAGCGCAAAAATACCAGCCAACATTTAAGTCATTGGAAGCAGTAAACCCTGTTCCCGAATGGTTTAAAGATGCCAAATTTGGTATATATTTCCACTGGGGCGTATTTGCCGTACCTGCTTATGCCAACGAATGGTATCCCCGAAATATGTATGGTAAAAATACCAACGAGCGCAAGCATCATACCGAAGTTTACGGTGCACCCGAAGAATGGCCTTACAACAATTTCATTACTGGCGCCAAAGATAAGCAAGGCAATTTTGTCCAGTTTGCCCCCAAACTGAAATCGGAAGGTGGAAAGTTTGATCCCGAAGAATGGGCGCAGTTATTTGCCGATGCCGGAGCTAAATTCGCCGGGCCTGTAGCCGAACACCACGATGGATTTTCTATGTGGGCCAGCAAGGTGAATCCCTGGAATTCGCAGGATATGGGGCCAAAACTCGATTTGGCAGGATTGTTTGAAAAGGCTATCCGTAAACACGATATGAAATTTCTGATGGCCATGCATCATGCGTTCAATATCACCGGCTTTTATTCGGATGCCCCAAAAACAGACAATCCAAAACTGCAAATGCTTTACGGGCAGCAGGGAACTGAACGAAATGAAGCTTTTTGGCTGGCAAAACACAAAGAAATTATTGATAATTATCATCCCGATATTATCTGGCAGGATTTCAACCTTCATAAACTTGCACAATCCACTCTTTTAGGATTCTTGTCGTACTATTACAACAGTGCCCAAGGTTGGGGCAAAGAAGTCGTTGCGACTTACAAAGATGGATTGAATGACAAATGCGGAGTTCTTGATTATGAGCGTGGAGGAGCCGCTGATATTACTGAAAACTATTGGTTGACCGATGATGCCATCAGCTCGTCGAGTTGGTGTTATACCGAAGGTCTGAAATACTATACTGCAAAAGCCATTCTGCATGGTTTTATTGATCGGGTAAGTAAAAATGGGAATTTATTGCTCAATATATCTCCAAAAGCAGACGGTTCTATCCCCGAAGGCCAGAAAGACATTCTTTTGTCAATGGGAGAGTGGCTCAAAAAATACGGCGAAGCCATTTATGCAACCCGAGCCTGGAGTAAATATGGAGAGGGGGCAACCAAAATTGGAGGAGGCGCATTTTCGCAGCCACAGGCAGGTACCATTAAGGATATTCGTTTTACCCGATCGAAAGATAACAAAACGCTTTATGCCATTTTTATGGGTAGGGAACAAGACCAAAACGAGCTGGTACTTACCTCGTTGAGTGAGAATAGGATCAATCTGAAAAATCTTAAGTCCGTTCAGTTGATCAATGGTAAAGCCAATAGCTATGTCTCACTTAAGTACAAACAAGATGAAAAAGGATTGACCATTCAACTTCCTGAAAAATCGTTTGATGATATGGCTTATGTTGTTAAACTCACGTTTGCAGGTGCGATTCCTGTATTGGATACGTATGTGGATGTGAATTGCGAACCTCACTATTATATTGTGCCCGGTAACGAAAAGGTAACCTTTGCCTTAAATGCTGATTTGAAACTAACGGGGAAAGATAAAAATTTCACTTCACAATGGAAACTTAAACCGCTTGGGAAAGGATATTATGTTATTCAGAGCCGCAAAGATATTCAGCAGGTATTGCAATATGGCGAAAACGGGCAATTGATATTGGCAAAAGCATCTGCCAACGATAATCAGATTTGGAAAGTAGAACATTCGTTTGCCGGACTGTACAAAATAACCAATAAAAAATATCCGACCATCATGCTTTCTGTAAACGATGGGGTTGCTGTAGGTAAATCATTGTCTGCCATTGACAACAAGTCTGATTCTAAAACATTTGGCTGGTCGCTTGTCGAAGTGTGCGATATGGTACAGGAGGCATATAAGCCGAATACTATTCCCGGAATTATTGAAGCAGAAGACTTTGACAAAGGCTGTCCAGGTGATGCCTATTTTGACAGGGATGACGCGAATACTGGTCGCCAGTACCGTTTGGATCAGGGTGTCGATATTGAAGTATGTAGCGCCGGAGGTTTCGATGTTTACCGCACCAGTCCCGGCGAATGGATGGCTTATACTGTCAACGTCACAAAGAGTACCACCTACGAAGTCAGTTTTCAGATTGCCTGCACCTCGGACAATGCTCGCCTGCATCTCGAATGCGATGGCGTTGATAAAACGGGCAATGTGATTACCCCAAGTACCAATGGTCGTCAGAATTGGAGTGTCGTTAAGAGTGCCATTAAGCTCGATGCCGGAAAACATGTGCTTAAACTTGTATTCGATGGCCCGGGCTTGAGTATAGATAAAATGACATTTGCGGCGATTGAATAA
- a CDS encoding L-rhamnose mutarotase, with amino-acid sequence MQNSFNRYCKTMELRNDGALIEAYKKIHAKGAAWPEITQGMKEVGILDMEIYLFGNKLFMIMDTVADFDHNKAMEELAMKPRQSEWEAYVAKFQDASAEATADQKWQLMERIYKMNE; translated from the coding sequence ATGCAAAACTCGTTTAACCGTTACTGCAAAACTATGGAGCTGCGCAACGATGGAGCTCTAATCGAAGCCTATAAAAAAATACATGCTAAGGGAGCTGCCTGGCCAGAAATTACACAAGGAATGAAAGAAGTAGGGATTCTTGATATGGAAATCTATTTGTTTGGAAACAAACTATTTATGATTATGGATACGGTAGCCGATTTTGACCACAATAAGGCAATGGAAGAACTTGCAATGAAGCCTCGCCAAAGCGAATGGGAAGCTTACGTGGCAAAATTTCAGGATGCATCAGCTGAGGCTACGGCCGATCAGAAGTGGCAACTGATGGAGCGAATCTACAAGATGAACGAATAA
- a CDS encoding glycosyl hydrolase 115 family protein has translation MKQLLLLGLFLIPNLLFSQITVHKQAERKVSDFSVVAEKTVASVYCDNADFVAVKTTARLFVEDVERVTGKQPELVSSKSRLGQYTIIIGTVEKNQLINELVKSKKLDVEQLRNQWESYIIKTIDNPFPGVKQALVIAGSDRRGASYGAFSISEAIGVSPWYWWADVPVQKSPTISIEPISFTSKSPSVKYRGIFINDEDWGLKPWSSNNYEKNLGDIGPKTYAQVCELLLRLKGNMVAPAMHSCTGAFYSHPESKVVADQYGIIITTSHCEPLLFNNAAKSEWDSKRDGEWNYLKNKNVILKKMDDRVREASPYENIYTVAMRGVHDSGLRGNLTDKEKVDVLTQVMGDQREVLKKYLKKPATEIPQIFVPYKETMDVYELGLQIPDDVSLIWVDDNYGYMKRLSSPDEQKRSGGAGVYYHFSYLGGPHDYLWLNTTPPVLMYEELTKAYKTGANRYWLVNVGDIKPSELGMQIFFDLAWDVNRFDYTSINQHQSQFLARTFGAKYEKNFQDILDNYYRLAWSRKPEFMGWEREWDAPKYRNILNTDFSFQNYNDAQQRLADYKRISELSDNISKELPENIRPAFYELLAYPVKGSYQMNRKFLLAQLNSELVKDNKLSNANWAAKESKVAFDSINKLTWKYNTMLNGKWNGMMALSPGWCAKYQDMPKVKLAEGVESYPVAIEPQKSKSKLEGCTVIDLKQIKNKVAKNGHTLQIIEGVGYDWYALKLGEAIEQTVDPQNLDGTRVEYEFTGVTADSVTVHVYSLPFWALHKGKSTRFGISVDGQPVFVSQSDHKEYSEPWKDRVLQNGVVTVAKFPVNKALPMHSLTLTCGDPGMIIQRVVIDWGGLKKTYVGPSVSLLQ, from the coding sequence ATGAAACAGCTTTTATTATTGGGATTATTCTTAATCCCTAATTTGCTTTTTTCTCAGATAACGGTACATAAGCAAGCCGAGAGGAAGGTATCGGATTTTTCCGTTGTCGCAGAGAAAACAGTGGCATCGGTTTATTGCGATAATGCCGACTTTGTTGCAGTAAAAACTACAGCCCGTCTTTTTGTAGAAGATGTGGAACGGGTTACCGGCAAACAACCCGAATTGGTGTCGTCGAAATCAAGACTCGGACAATATACGATTATTATCGGCACAGTAGAAAAGAACCAGCTGATAAACGAACTGGTAAAATCGAAAAAGTTGGACGTAGAGCAACTTCGCAACCAATGGGAAAGTTACATTATCAAAACAATTGACAACCCTTTCCCCGGTGTAAAGCAAGCATTGGTTATTGCCGGTAGCGATCGCAGAGGTGCATCCTACGGGGCATTTTCAATATCCGAAGCCATCGGAGTTTCGCCATGGTATTGGTGGGCTGATGTCCCTGTACAAAAAAGTCCGACGATAAGTATCGAACCTATCAGCTTTACATCCAAAAGTCCTTCGGTCAAATACCGAGGAATCTTTATCAACGACGAAGATTGGGGACTGAAACCGTGGTCTTCCAATAATTACGAAAAAAACCTGGGTGACATCGGTCCTAAAACATATGCACAGGTTTGCGAATTGTTGCTTCGCCTTAAAGGGAATATGGTTGCTCCGGCCATGCATAGTTGTACCGGCGCTTTTTATTCGCATCCCGAAAGTAAGGTGGTAGCCGACCAATATGGAATTATCATTACTACATCGCATTGCGAACCGCTACTATTCAACAATGCAGCCAAATCGGAATGGGATAGTAAACGCGATGGAGAGTGGAACTATTTGAAAAACAAGAATGTTATCCTGAAAAAAATGGACGACCGTGTGCGTGAAGCTTCGCCTTACGAAAACATTTACACGGTGGCTATGCGTGGTGTTCATGACTCTGGCCTGAGAGGCAATCTTACAGACAAAGAGAAAGTTGATGTGCTTACTCAGGTGATGGGCGACCAACGCGAAGTGCTGAAAAAGTATCTAAAGAAACCGGCAACCGAAATTCCCCAAATTTTTGTACCCTACAAAGAGACTATGGATGTGTATGAACTTGGATTGCAAATACCCGATGACGTTTCCCTGATTTGGGTTGATGACAATTACGGGTATATGAAACGTCTCAGCAGCCCTGACGAACAGAAACGTAGCGGAGGTGCAGGTGTTTATTACCACTTTTCCTATCTGGGTGGTCCTCACGACTATTTATGGTTGAATACCACGCCACCGGTATTGATGTACGAGGAGTTGACAAAAGCGTATAAAACAGGGGCTAATCGTTACTGGTTAGTGAACGTGGGTGATATTAAACCTTCCGAACTGGGCATGCAAATATTCTTCGACCTTGCATGGGATGTAAACAGATTCGACTATACCAGCATCAACCAACACCAGAGTCAGTTCCTGGCACGCACCTTTGGTGCAAAATATGAAAAGAATTTTCAGGATATTCTAGACAATTACTACCGACTGGCATGGAGTCGTAAACCCGAATTTATGGGCTGGGAACGTGAATGGGATGCTCCAAAATACAGGAATATTTTGAATACCGACTTTTCTTTCCAGAATTATAACGATGCTCAACAACGCTTAGCCGATTACAAGCGAATTTCTGAACTTTCAGATAATATATCGAAGGAACTACCTGAAAATATACGTCCGGCATTTTATGAGCTATTAGCCTATCCGGTAAAAGGTTCTTATCAGATGAACCGCAAGTTCCTGTTGGCTCAGTTGAACAGCGAACTTGTAAAAGATAATAAATTGTCGAACGCCAATTGGGCTGCAAAAGAATCAAAAGTAGCCTTCGACAGCATCAACAAACTTACTTGGAAATACAACACTATGCTCAACGGCAAGTGGAACGGCATGATGGCTCTTTCTCCCGGCTGGTGTGCCAAATATCAGGATATGCCCAAAGTGAAACTTGCCGAAGGAGTCGAAAGCTATCCGGTTGCCATTGAACCACAAAAGAGCAAAAGCAAGTTAGAGGGTTGCACAGTAATAGACCTTAAACAGATTAAAAATAAAGTAGCCAAAAACGGCCATACGCTTCAAATCATCGAAGGTGTTGGCTACGACTGGTATGCCCTTAAACTGGGCGAAGCCATTGAGCAAACGGTTGACCCCCAAAACCTCGATGGTACACGTGTTGAATATGAATTTACAGGCGTAACAGCTGATTCGGTAACTGTGCATGTTTACAGCTTACCATTCTGGGCTCTCCACAAAGGAAAAAGCACCCGCTTTGGTATTTCGGTTGATGGACAACCTGTATTTGTTTCGCAAAGCGACCATAAAGAATATTCGGAACCCTGGAAAGACCGGGTGCTACAAAACGGAGTCGTTACGGTTGCCAAATTTCCTGTAAACAAGGCGTTGCCAATGCATTCGCTTACATTAACATGTGGCGATCCGGGTATGATTATTCAACGCGTGGTGATTGATTGGGGTGGCCTGAAGAAAACCTATGTGGGGCCAAGTGTTTCATTATTGCAATGA
- a CDS encoding glycoside hydrolase family 43 protein, whose protein sequence is MKIRFFLAVIVFSIIYGVKAQNPIIKNLFTADPAPMVYNNTVYLYVGHDTAAVDAKTYQMPDWLVYSTTDMVHWKSHGSCLSTKDFKWASYAANAAQCIERNGKFYWYVSIIHKADENSKGGVAIGVAVADSPTGPFKDALGKALITNDMTTDMKHAWDDLDPTVFIDDNRQAYLFWGNGSCKWAKLKENMIELDGSIHTFKPQNFTEAPWVYKRKGLYYLVYAANFPETIEYCTAEKIEGPWIYRGLIQDRVSNSTTTHPGIIDYKGKTYFFYHNGVLPTGGNYRRSVCVDYLHYNADGTIQKIIQTTDGVKAVK, encoded by the coding sequence ATGAAAATCAGATTTTTCCTTGCAGTTATTGTCTTTTCTATTATTTACGGTGTAAAAGCACAAAATCCCATCATAAAGAATTTGTTTACAGCCGACCCGGCACCTATGGTTTATAACAACACCGTTTATCTTTATGTTGGTCACGATACGGCTGCGGTCGATGCAAAAACGTACCAAATGCCCGATTGGCTGGTGTATTCAACGACCGACATGGTCCACTGGAAAAGCCATGGATCGTGCCTTTCCACCAAAGACTTCAAATGGGCATCCTATGCCGCCAATGCAGCACAGTGTATTGAACGCAATGGTAAATTTTATTGGTATGTCTCGATTATTCATAAGGCTGATGAAAACAGTAAAGGTGGTGTCGCCATTGGTGTTGCGGTAGCCGACAGCCCAACCGGGCCATTTAAAGATGCCCTCGGCAAGGCGCTTATTACAAACGATATGACCACCGATATGAAACATGCTTGGGACGATTTGGATCCGACCGTCTTTATCGATGATAACCGACAAGCCTATCTTTTCTGGGGTAATGGTAGTTGTAAATGGGCTAAGTTGAAAGAGAATATGATTGAACTGGATGGCTCGATACACACTTTCAAACCACAAAATTTTACGGAAGCACCATGGGTTTACAAACGTAAAGGTCTGTATTATCTGGTGTATGCTGCCAATTTCCCAGAAACCATTGAGTATTGCACGGCAGAGAAAATTGAAGGCCCTTGGATTTACCGCGGACTGATTCAAGATAGAGTTTCTAATAGTACAACTACCCATCCGGGAATAATTGACTACAAAGGGAAAACTTACTTTTTCTACCACAACGGAGTATTGCCAACTGGAGGAAACTACCGCCGTTCGGTTTGTGTCGATTATTTGCATTACAATGCCGACGGGACTATTCAGAAAATAATACAAACAACCGATGGGGTCAAAGCTGTAAAATAA
- a CDS encoding sialate O-acetylesterase produces the protein MKTSSKFGLMLAIFFVFSFSDSFAKKAQKPDPKFFIYLCFGQSNMEAGARPEKQDSGMVDKRFQMMAAVDNPKLNRKKGNWYVAEPPINRPENKMGPVDFFGRTMVANLPEKYRVGVINVSVAGAKIELWSKDSCQSYLSKAEGWMQNICKQYDGNPYQRLVEMARIAQKDGVIKGILIHQGESNSTDPQWPNKVKAIYDNLMKDLNLKPKNVSLLAGELKTKEEHGICYAFNTDILINLPKILPNSYIISSQGVKGTTDQYHFNTEGMRELGRRFAVQMLKIQGFKYNDPAVPAIATTK, from the coding sequence ATGAAAACAAGTTCAAAATTTGGGCTGATGCTGGCAATATTTTTTGTATTCTCATTTTCGGACTCATTTGCAAAAAAAGCCCAAAAACCCGATCCAAAATTCTTCATTTACCTCTGCTTTGGGCAATCAAATATGGAGGCTGGGGCACGCCCTGAAAAGCAAGATTCAGGTATGGTTGACAAGCGTTTCCAAATGATGGCAGCAGTCGACAATCCAAAATTGAATAGGAAAAAGGGGAATTGGTATGTGGCAGAACCGCCGATTAATCGACCCGAAAATAAAATGGGACCAGTCGATTTCTTTGGTCGCACAATGGTCGCTAACCTACCAGAGAAATACCGGGTAGGCGTTATCAATGTTTCGGTTGCGGGTGCAAAAATAGAGCTTTGGAGTAAAGACAGTTGCCAAAGTTATCTGTCCAAAGCAGAAGGGTGGATGCAGAATATATGTAAACAATACGATGGAAATCCATATCAACGTTTGGTTGAAATGGCTCGAATCGCACAAAAAGATGGTGTGATCAAGGGCATTCTGATACATCAGGGCGAATCAAATTCAACTGATCCGCAATGGCCAAACAAAGTAAAAGCCATATACGATAATCTGATGAAAGATTTGAATCTCAAACCTAAAAACGTATCATTATTGGCGGGAGAGCTCAAAACTAAGGAAGAACATGGTATTTGCTATGCCTTCAATACAGATATTTTGATAAATTTGCCAAAAATTCTGCCTAATTCCTACATTATTTCATCTCAGGGAGTAAAAGGAACTACCGACCAATATCATTTTAATACCGAAGGAATGCGAGAACTCGGAAGACGGTTTGCTGTACAAATGCTGAAAATACAAGGGTTCAAATACAATGATCCCGCTGTGCCTGCAATTGCCACAACCAAATGA
- a CDS encoding alpha-L-arabinofuranosidase C-terminal domain-containing protein, which produces MKKTQKKVSVLTAFALLFGYLQIPVIAQQPAVTAYRMNLNVDQLGIDISPTLNGIFFEDLNFANDGGISAQLIQNNSFQMYNVTGSAETGPANKKVPEFSKSPTDIYSWTVVSAGGGSGSVTLVDSKPLVTYKKLYNFDEKDQYDDALKYKQYCAQITINKAGNGFGLAANGFGINPNGQERQGFYYANNTQIPSIAVNAGVKYDLGLYLQGKDYKGTVTVYLEDASGKRNSNALTFKGMNGNWKKFAGKLTAQRSVDSRLIIAGTATGTFYLDFVTLVPEASQLWRAGKIGGFRKDMLEALEKLHPKFMRFPGGCASEGSNYWGQYFWKNTIGPVEERIGIRNHWGYWTSQHIGYYEYLKMAEALGAKPLPVLNNGVTCQFAGRSYIAPLGTDEEKKRFYDIYVKDALDLIEFCNGNASTEWGAKRIAMGHPKPFNLEYLGVGNENSGEAFWERFDIIYKAVKEKYPNINVVSTAGAGGSGKEFDANYSIIDQKYPVSIVDEHYYSSDEWFFGNTHRYDKDKVRGNQGNTYNREKPTRVFVGEFANSRTNNAYVSTLAEAAYSTGLERNSDMVVMAAYAPLFCKKGFSKWGSNLIWFDNRGLWRTTNYYYMSMFASNIGNKAIEISPLYKAADQSEDSKVYTSPTIDTKTGTIYLKVVNAEAVPKETTIALNGVGNGKYKATMEYLTSGDTSIKNQGSQNFYSSAPDVKDFTYNEAITPQTKDLGMVSGSLKVTFPVNSVCVIKLVKTK; this is translated from the coding sequence ATGAAAAAAACACAAAAGAAAGTATCGGTTCTGACGGCATTTGCCTTGCTATTTGGCTATTTGCAGATTCCTGTAATAGCACAACAACCAGCAGTAACCGCGTATCGTATGAATTTAAATGTTGATCAGTTGGGCATCGACATTAGTCCCACCCTGAATGGCATTTTCTTCGAGGATCTCAATTTTGCAAACGACGGGGGAATCAGCGCGCAGCTTATTCAAAATAATTCTTTCCAGATGTACAATGTTACCGGATCAGCAGAAACAGGACCAGCAAACAAAAAAGTTCCGGAATTCTCGAAATCGCCGACCGATATTTACAGTTGGACAGTCGTTTCTGCCGGAGGAGGTAGTGGTTCGGTTACGTTGGTCGATAGCAAACCTTTGGTCACTTATAAAAAGCTATACAACTTCGATGAGAAAGATCAGTACGACGACGCTTTAAAATACAAGCAATATTGTGCCCAGATAACAATCAACAAAGCCGGAAACGGTTTTGGACTGGCAGCCAACGGATTTGGTATCAATCCCAATGGGCAGGAACGACAAGGTTTTTACTATGCCAATAATACACAAATCCCGTCTATCGCAGTCAATGCCGGTGTAAAATACGACTTAGGCCTTTATCTTCAGGGAAAAGACTACAAAGGTACTGTAACCGTATATCTCGAAGATGCTTCAGGAAAACGGAATTCAAATGCGTTGACATTTAAAGGGATGAATGGTAACTGGAAAAAATTCGCTGGAAAGCTGACCGCACAGCGCAGTGTAGATAGCCGCCTGATTATTGCGGGCACTGCAACCGGAACATTTTACCTCGATTTTGTGACTTTGGTTCCCGAAGCATCGCAGTTGTGGCGTGCAGGCAAAATAGGTGGTTTTAGGAAAGATATGCTGGAGGCACTCGAAAAACTGCATCCGAAATTTATGCGTTTCCCGGGTGGTTGCGCTTCGGAAGGCTCCAACTACTGGGGTCAATATTTCTGGAAAAATACCATTGGCCCGGTTGAAGAACGAATCGGTATTCGCAATCACTGGGGTTACTGGACTTCACAACACATTGGTTATTATGAATATTTGAAAATGGCCGAGGCGCTTGGAGCTAAACCGCTTCCGGTTCTCAACAATGGTGTAACCTGTCAGTTTGCCGGGCGTTCGTACATTGCACCGCTGGGCACCGACGAGGAGAAAAAACGCTTTTACGACATCTATGTGAAAGATGCGCTTGATTTGATTGAATTTTGTAATGGCAATGCCTCCACCGAATGGGGAGCAAAACGTATTGCCATGGGGCATCCCAAACCTTTCAACCTCGAATATCTTGGTGTCGGGAACGAAAACAGCGGCGAAGCATTTTGGGAACGTTTCGATATCATTTATAAGGCCGTGAAGGAAAAATACCCGAATATCAATGTTGTTTCGACTGCCGGAGCAGGCGGTTCTGGTAAGGAATTCGATGCCAACTATTCGATTATTGACCAAAAATACCCGGTAAGCATCGTAGACGAACATTACTATTCCAGCGATGAATGGTTTTTCGGAAATACGCATCGGTACGATAAAGATAAAGTTCGCGGTAATCAGGGGAATACCTATAACCGAGAAAAGCCTACCCGTGTGTTTGTGGGTGAGTTTGCAAATAGCCGCACTAATAATGCTTACGTTTCAACTTTGGCTGAAGCTGCCTATTCAACCGGACTGGAACGCAATTCAGATATGGTGGTGATGGCCGCCTACGCACCTTTGTTCTGCAAGAAAGGCTTTTCTAAATGGGGCTCAAACCTGATTTGGTTCGACAACCGCGGACTGTGGCGTACAACCAACTACTATTACATGTCCATGTTTGCCAGCAACATTGGAAACAAAGCCATCGAAATTAGTCCATTATACAAGGCAGCCGATCAGTCGGAAGACTCCAAAGTGTATACTTCGCCAACCATCGACACCAAAACCGGCACTATTTATCTGAAAGTGGTGAATGCCGAGGCAGTGCCCAAAGAGACAACGATTGCGTTGAATGGGGTCGGCAACGGGAAATACAAAGCTACAATGGAATACCTCACTTCGGGAGATACTTCAATTAAAAATCAGGGCAGCCAGAATTTTTATTCTTCCGCTCCTGATGTAAAAGATTTCACTTACAACGAAGCTATCACACCGCAGACTAAAGATTTGGGCATGGTATCCGGGTCATTGAAAGTTACATTCCCAGTTAATTCGGTGTGTGTGATCAAATTGGTGAAGACAAAATAA